In Flagellatimonas centrodinii, a single window of DNA contains:
- a CDS encoding cytochrome c, whose amino-acid sequence MKRAFWGLFGVALAGAALMLWLGLRPPPAPPLDARSPLSLTADSAVERGRYLATLGNCRACHTAPQGADYAGGRAIPTPFGTFYAPNITPDPVAGIGTWSADDFWRALHDGRSADGTLLYPVFPYTNYTRMTRDDSDALWAWLQTVPAAPDPNRDHDLRFPFDQRLLLVGWRALFFRAGVFEADPAQDAVWNRGAYLVQGPGHCSACHAARNALGAPSPATPAGGLVLNWYAPSLTALAEAGVQHWSAADIVTVMRDGKGPTASTLGPMAEVVFESLQHWRDDDLQAMAHYLRRLPPTVAPADGGGVRVPNRVVPEMQARGENLYRQHCADCHGEGGEGRTPAAPPLAGNRAVQLASPVNAVRVVLHGGYPPGTAGNPQPFGMPPYGFQFSDQEVADVLTFVRGAWGNAAAPVSPEDVRRLRGSPLW is encoded by the coding sequence ATGAAGCGCGCGTTCTGGGGGTTGTTCGGGGTGGCGCTGGCAGGCGCGGCCCTGATGCTGTGGCTGGGGCTGCGACCACCGCCCGCACCGCCGCTGGACGCGCGTAGTCCGTTGTCGCTGACCGCTGACAGCGCGGTGGAGCGCGGGCGTTACCTGGCGACACTCGGCAACTGCCGCGCCTGCCATACCGCACCGCAGGGCGCCGACTACGCGGGCGGGCGTGCCATTCCCACGCCGTTCGGGACGTTCTACGCCCCCAACATCACGCCCGACCCGGTGGCCGGTATCGGCACCTGGAGCGCCGACGATTTCTGGCGCGCCCTGCACGATGGCCGCAGCGCCGACGGGACGCTGCTGTACCCGGTGTTTCCCTACACCAACTACACCCGCATGACACGCGATGACAGCGATGCCCTGTGGGCCTGGTTGCAGACCGTGCCGGCCGCGCCCGACCCGAACCGCGACCATGATCTGCGCTTCCCCTTCGACCAGCGCCTGCTGCTGGTGGGGTGGCGGGCGTTGTTTTTCCGCGCGGGCGTGTTCGAGGCCGACCCGGCGCAGGATGCGGTCTGGAACCGCGGCGCCTACCTGGTGCAGGGGCCCGGCCACTGCAGCGCCTGTCACGCCGCGCGGAATGCGCTGGGGGCGCCGTCTCCGGCGACACCGGCGGGCGGCCTGGTGTTGAACTGGTATGCGCCATCGCTGACCGCCCTGGCCGAGGCGGGTGTGCAGCATTGGTCGGCGGCGGACATCGTCACCGTGATGCGCGATGGCAAGGGGCCAACCGCCTCGACGCTGGGGCCGATGGCCGAGGTGGTGTTCGAGAGCCTGCAGCACTGGCGCGACGACGACCTTCAGGCGATGGCGCACTACCTGCGCCGTCTGCCACCGACGGTGGCGCCGGCCGATGGCGGCGGCGTGCGGGTACCGAACCGCGTGGTGCCGGAGATGCAGGCGCGCGGTGAAAACCTCTACCGTCAGCATTGTGCCGATTGCCATGGCGAGGGCGGGGAAGGCCGGACACCGGCGGCGCCTCCGCTGGCCGGCAACCGGGCAGTGCAGCTGGCATCGCCGGTCAATGCGGTACGGGTGGTGCTGCATGGAGGGTATCCACCGGGCACTGCCGGTAACCCGCAGCCGTTCGGCATGCCGCCCTATGGGTTCCAGTTCAGTGACCAGGAGGTGGCCGACGTCCTGACCTTCGTGCGCGGTGCCTGGGGCAATGCCGCGGCGCCGGTGTCGCCGGAAGACGTGCGCCGCCTGCGGGGTTCGCCGCTGTGGTGA
- a CDS encoding c-type cytochrome — translation MRGRQWIFAGMGLLLMAQASAQSPQPPQALDTMAQRVQPCTVCHGAEGRASNEGYFPRIAGKPAGYLFHQLLHFRDGYRDHVQMRYLLERQQDDYLKAMAAYFAALDLPYPPPAAPQRSVADRALGERLVRDGDADRGVPACQACHGMRMTGVAPDIPGLLGLPYDYLVAQFGNWRSGLRRTRAPDCMAALAHRLTVSEVAAIAAWLAAQPLPDDPHPADRLPGPLPMDCGTVVAGDGS, via the coding sequence GTGCGCGGTCGACAGTGGATCTTCGCCGGCATGGGTCTGTTGCTGATGGCGCAGGCGTCGGCGCAGTCGCCGCAGCCCCCCCAGGCCCTCGACACGATGGCGCAGCGGGTCCAGCCCTGCACGGTCTGTCACGGGGCCGAGGGGCGGGCGTCCAACGAGGGGTACTTCCCAAGGATTGCCGGCAAGCCCGCGGGTTACCTGTTCCACCAGCTGCTGCACTTCCGTGACGGCTACCGCGACCATGTGCAGATGCGGTACCTGCTGGAGCGCCAACAGGATGACTATCTGAAGGCGATGGCCGCGTACTTCGCGGCGCTTGATCTGCCCTACCCACCACCGGCGGCCCCGCAGCGGTCGGTTGCCGATCGGGCACTGGGTGAGCGTCTGGTGCGTGATGGCGATGCCGACCGCGGGGTGCCCGCCTGCCAGGCCTGCCATGGCATGCGAATGACCGGCGTCGCGCCGGATATTCCCGGGCTGCTGGGGCTGCCCTACGACTACCTGGTGGCGCAGTTCGGGAACTGGCGCAGCGGCCTGCGTCGCACCCGGGCGCCCGATTGCATGGCGGCGCTGGCGCACCGCCTCACGGTATCGGAGGTGGCCGCCATCGCCGCCTGGCTGGCGGCGCAGCCGTTGCCGGACGATCCGCATCCGGCTGATCGTCTGCCTGGCCCGTTGCCGATGGACTGCGGCACCGTAGTCGCCGGAGACGGTTCATGA
- a CDS encoding nuclear transport factor 2 family protein, whose product MKTRDALIDELLDKQAITELIHAYANAADRHDHDKMRALYHPDALDDHGHFAKGPAMDFIDKLPEIQKAMAILHHNITTVNLKLDGTRAEGEVYLLAMHQVIADDRKFDVLIGGRYFDKYEKRDGEWKFAHRAIVADWAYPADPSAIDLEHPFLAGAHIGRPGPADPSYGFFDLFRRGQR is encoded by the coding sequence ATGAAAACCCGCGATGCGCTGATCGACGAACTGCTCGACAAACAGGCCATCACCGAGCTGATCCACGCCTACGCCAACGCGGCCGATCGCCATGATCACGACAAGATGCGGGCGCTCTATCACCCCGATGCCCTCGACGATCACGGTCACTTCGCCAAGGGGCCGGCGATGGACTTCATCGACAAGCTGCCGGAAATCCAGAAAGCGATGGCGATCCTCCACCACAACATCACCACCGTGAATCTCAAGCTCGACGGCACCCGTGCCGAGGGCGAGGTCTATCTGCTGGCGATGCACCAGGTGATCGCCGACGATCGGAAATTCGATGTGCTCATCGGCGGGCGCTATTTCGACAAGTACGAGAAACGTGACGGTGAATGGAAGTTCGCCCACCGCGCCATCGTCGCCGACTGGGCCTATCCGGCGGACCCCAGCGCGATCGATCTCGAGCACCCGTTCCTGGCTGGCGCCCATATCGGCCGGCCGGGTCCGGCCGACCCGTCGTACGGATTCTTCGACCTGTTTCGGCGCGGCCAGCGCTGA
- a CDS encoding enoyl-CoA hydratase/isomerase family protein yields MPLAPLTLAMLDALLDSGETPSLFSDQPCVLLDLTQPPGPRGPRHARRLHGLRTLPAPVIGLGNPDRHSPLAEACDVVVASMTEAAPLIDRIATTPIAAAVFVQLLRATEGLPLDAALFAESLAYSTLQAGPEYQAWLAVNRAAEPAQPDDPGPAVDIQRDGPRLTLWLNRPSNRNAMSREMRDALIEALNLVRLDLSAEQVIIAGRGACFSTGGDLSEFGTAPDPATAHLVRSLALPGRALAACAERVAARLHGACVGSGIEFPAFAHRVEANHNAWFQLPELRFGLIPGAGGCVSIPRRIGRQRTAWMVLSGARVDAATAHAWGLVDALV; encoded by the coding sequence ATGCCCCTGGCCCCACTCACCCTCGCCATGCTGGACGCGCTGCTCGACAGCGGCGAGACGCCGTCGCTGTTCAGTGACCAGCCCTGTGTCCTGCTCGACCTGACCCAGCCGCCCGGACCGCGTGGTCCGCGCCATGCACGACGGCTGCACGGCCTGCGCACCCTGCCGGCCCCGGTGATCGGCCTTGGCAACCCGGACCGTCACAGCCCCTTGGCCGAGGCCTGCGATGTGGTGGTGGCGTCGATGACCGAGGCTGCACCGCTGATCGACCGCATCGCGACCACCCCCATCGCTGCGGCCGTGTTCGTGCAGTTGCTGCGGGCGACCGAGGGCCTGCCACTCGACGCGGCCCTGTTCGCCGAATCGCTGGCCTACTCCACCCTGCAGGCGGGCCCGGAATACCAGGCCTGGCTGGCGGTGAACCGCGCCGCCGAGCCGGCGCAGCCCGACGACCCCGGACCGGCAGTGGATATCCAGCGCGATGGGCCGCGGCTGACCCTGTGGCTCAACCGTCCCTCCAACCGCAACGCCATGTCACGGGAGATGCGTGACGCCCTGATCGAGGCGCTGAATCTGGTGCGCCTGGATCTCAGCGCCGAGCAGGTCATCATTGCGGGCCGCGGGGCCTGCTTTTCCACCGGCGGCGACCTCAGCGAGTTCGGCACCGCACCCGATCCCGCCACCGCCCACCTGGTCCGCAGTCTGGCGCTGCCCGGTCGGGCGCTGGCCGCCTGCGCCGAACGCGTCGCCGCCCGCCTGCATGGCGCCTGTGTCGGCTCCGGTATCGAATTCCCGGCCTTCGCCCATCGCGTCGAGGCCAACCACAACGCCTGGTTCCAGCTACCGGAACTGCGGTTCGGCCTGATCCCGGGCGCCGGTGGCTGCGTCAGCATCCCGCGTCGCATCGGTCGCCAGCGCACCGCCTGGATGGTGTTGAGCGGTGCGCGGGTCGATGCCGCGACCGCCCATGCATGGGGGCTGGTGGATGCCCTCGTCTGA
- a CDS encoding alpha-ketoglutarate-dependent dioxygenase AlkB family protein, translating to MPSSETAPLFEPPQGALALPDATLTLTPDFIADADRTALFATLRTTLPWQRQPIVLFGKPVMQPRLLCWMGDPDAVYTYSGRTQQPLPWTADLNALRQRLQTVLGTPFNSVLANCYRDGRDSMGWHADNEPELGPAPVIASITLGATRRFLLRHRQRGLRHRLALSDGSLLVMAGSTQQHWQHAVPKTTLPVGERINLTFRYVTPRRR from the coding sequence ATGCCCTCGTCTGAGACCGCCCCCCTGTTCGAGCCACCGCAGGGGGCCCTGGCGCTGCCGGATGCCACGCTGACGCTGACCCCCGATTTCATTGCCGACGCCGACCGCACCGCCCTCTTCGCCACCCTGCGCACCACCCTGCCCTGGCAGCGCCAGCCGATCGTGCTGTTCGGCAAGCCGGTGATGCAGCCGCGGCTGCTGTGCTGGATGGGCGATCCGGATGCGGTCTACACCTACTCTGGCCGGACCCAGCAACCGCTGCCGTGGACCGCGGACCTGAACGCGTTGCGACAGCGGCTGCAGACCGTGCTCGGGACGCCCTTCAACAGCGTCTTGGCCAACTGCTATCGCGATGGCCGCGACAGCATGGGCTGGCATGCCGACAACGAGCCGGAACTCGGCCCGGCGCCGGTGATTGCCTCGATCACCCTGGGGGCGACCCGCCGCTTCCTGCTGCGCCATCGACAGCGTGGACTGCGCCACCGCCTGGCGCTCAGCGACGGCAGCCTGCTGGTGATGGCCGGCAGCACCCAGCAGCACTGGCAGCACGCGGTCCCGAAAACCACCCTGCCCGTCGGTGAGCGGATCAACCTCACCTTCCGGTACGTGACGCCGCGCCGGCGATAA
- a CDS encoding glutathione S-transferase family protein, producing MNPIRLYGMRGSGNCWKPAALMQHLGIAFDWVEIDIVNGGSRTPAFLAMNPNGKVPLLEVDGRYLAESNAMLCYLAEGSPLWPTERWQRARVLEWLFFEQYSHEPGIATVRYWIKYLGKGEAWAEKITATRVRGYAALTVMEQQLARTPWLTGDAPTIADIALAAYTHVADEGGFDLGRYPAIEVWLQRLFALPGITPMRA from the coding sequence ATGAATCCGATCCGCCTCTACGGTATGCGTGGCTCCGGCAACTGCTGGAAGCCCGCCGCATTGATGCAGCACCTCGGCATCGCCTTCGACTGGGTCGAGATCGACATCGTCAACGGCGGCTCGCGCACGCCGGCATTCCTGGCGATGAACCCCAACGGCAAGGTGCCGCTGCTGGAGGTCGACGGTCGCTATCTTGCGGAGTCCAACGCCATGCTCTGCTACCTCGCCGAGGGCAGCCCGCTGTGGCCGACCGAGCGCTGGCAGCGCGCCCGTGTCCTGGAATGGCTGTTCTTCGAGCAGTACAGCCACGAGCCGGGCATCGCCACCGTGCGGTACTGGATCAAATACCTCGGCAAGGGCGAGGCGTGGGCGGAGAAGATCACGGCCACCCGAGTGCGCGGTTACGCGGCATTGACCGTGATGGAGCAGCAGCTGGCGCGCACCCCGTGGCTGACTGGCGACGCCCCGACCATTGCCGACATCGCGCTGGCCGCCTACACCCATGTCGCCGACGAAGGCGGCTTCGACCTCGGCCGCTACCCGGCCATTGAGGTCTGGCTGCAGCGGCTGTTCGCGCTGCCCGGAATCACGCCCATGCGGGCGTGA
- a CDS encoding DUF1330 domain-containing protein: MKTYVVAELTVTDPSWVGDYLRAVTPLVEAAGGRYLARTPRLERLEGDRPAPNTAVILEFPSRDAALAFYHSDAYQPWKAARLSGSNGDFLLVAGEDVGASPPR, from the coding sequence ATGAAAACCTATGTCGTCGCCGAGCTCACCGTGACCGATCCGTCCTGGGTCGGCGATTACCTGCGTGCGGTCACGCCGCTGGTCGAGGCGGCCGGTGGTCGCTATCTGGCACGGACGCCGCGGCTGGAGCGTCTGGAGGGTGACCGGCCGGCGCCGAATACGGCGGTCATTCTCGAGTTCCCGTCTCGCGACGCTGCACTGGCGTTCTATCACAGCGATGCCTATCAACCCTGGAAGGCGGCGCGGCTAAGCGGCTCGAATGGCGACTTCCTGCTGGTGGCAGGCGAGGACGTCGGCGCGTCGCCGCCGCGGTGA
- a CDS encoding aminotransferase class IV translates to MNSQTLQPFGQHLLSTVWHAEHDGQRWHAGRLAPREALPVTVAGGTVHYGLSVFEGLKAYRGANGRPHLFRPRDHARRLQQSALRLALPTVPEALFLEACAMLLAAVDDDLPPMGAGAIYLRPTLYASDEGLGLRPGRRHGFTVIANPCIDPPRKQLRLWAEPVMSRAAPGGLGGIKAAANYAAGLGGLLAARDRGYDDVLWLDALTHTALCEAGTMNVFAELDGVLTTPPLDGTLLAGITRDTVLALAAQRGLATAEAPITLAALRAASAAGRLGAMFGTGTACRLVEIVEIGTDQGPIVPTAGDTVETFYQALKQAQEAGDEGWNWPVPASTVATAAVEAASA, encoded by the coding sequence ATGAATTCGCAGACCCTGCAGCCATTTGGCCAGCATCTGCTGTCGACGGTCTGGCATGCCGAGCATGACGGTCAGCGCTGGCATGCCGGCCGGCTGGCACCGCGCGAAGCGCTGCCGGTGACGGTGGCCGGCGGCACGGTGCATTACGGCCTGTCGGTGTTCGAGGGCCTCAAGGCCTATCGCGGCGCCAATGGCCGGCCCCATCTGTTCCGGCCGCGGGATCATGCTCGGCGCCTGCAGCAGAGTGCGCTGCGTCTGGCACTGCCGACGGTACCCGAGGCCCTGTTTCTCGAAGCCTGCGCCATGCTGTTGGCGGCGGTTGATGATGACTTGCCGCCGATGGGCGCCGGCGCGATCTATCTGCGGCCGACGCTCTATGCCAGCGATGAGGGTCTCGGCCTGCGGCCGGGTCGACGGCATGGCTTCACGGTGATCGCCAACCCCTGCATCGACCCCCCACGCAAGCAGCTGCGTCTCTGGGCCGAACCGGTGATGAGCCGCGCCGCCCCGGGCGGGTTGGGCGGCATCAAGGCCGCCGCCAATTACGCCGCCGGACTCGGCGGCCTGCTGGCCGCCCGTGACCGCGGCTATGACGACGTCCTGTGGCTGGATGCGCTCACCCACACCGCCCTGTGCGAAGCCGGCACCATGAACGTATTCGCCGAACTTGACGGTGTGCTGACCACGCCCCCGCTGGACGGCACCCTGCTGGCGGGCATCACCCGCGACACCGTGTTGGCGCTGGCCGCGCAACGCGGGCTGGCAACGGCCGAGGCGCCGATCACGCTGGCGGCACTGCGCGCCGCTTCTGCGGCCGGGCGGCTGGGCGCGATGTTCGGAACCGGGACGGCGTGTCGGCTGGTCGAGATTGTCGAGATCGGCACCGATCAAGGGCCGATCGTGCCGACCGCGGGTGACACCGTCGAGACGTTTTACCAGGCGCTCAAACAGGCGCAGGAAGCCGGGGACGAGGGCTGGAACTGGCCAGTACCGGCGTCCACTGTCGCCACCGCCGCCGTGGAGGCCGCCAGCGCATGA
- a CDS encoding cupin domain-containing protein, protein MSVSPVVSLDAIPLVPVAAQRPQLQRRALTRSAGGQALGCSAYVLAPGEMSWPFHYHAANEEALFILAGEGELRLGDDRWPLRARDYVALPAGPAHAHQLCNTGTLPLEYLCMSTMVPVDVTVYPDSDKLAVFAGSAPGGHAGARFMAGNWRRRDAVDYWEDEA, encoded by the coding sequence ATGAGCGTCTCGCCGGTGGTGTCGCTGGATGCGATCCCGTTGGTCCCGGTCGCCGCGCAGCGACCGCAGTTGCAACGGCGGGCGCTGACCCGGTCCGCCGGCGGGCAGGCCCTGGGCTGCAGTGCCTATGTGCTTGCACCGGGCGAAATGTCGTGGCCCTTTCACTATCACGCGGCCAATGAGGAGGCGCTGTTCATCCTCGCGGGTGAGGGCGAACTGCGACTCGGCGACGACCGCTGGCCACTGCGCGCTCGCGACTATGTGGCGCTGCCCGCCGGGCCGGCGCACGCCCATCAGTTGTGCAACACGGGGACGCTGCCGCTGGAGTATCTGTGCATGTCGACGATGGTGCCGGTGGACGTCACGGTCTACCCCGACAGTGACAAACTGGCGGTCTTCGCCGGCAGCGCACCCGGTGGTCATGCCGGCGCCCGTTTCATGGCCGGCAACTGGCGCCGTCGCGATGCGGTGGACTATTGGGAGGATGAAGCATGA
- a CDS encoding PaaI family thioesterase: MDAPTPDPDLFAKAGLIRLLGIQPQQVGDGRAIASFEVGEPHTQHHGFVHAGAVATLADHTAGAAANALLPPGKAVLTVEFKVNLLKPVTGPRVTAEAEVLRAGRQLHVVESRVYAGDPRVLVAVALVTLSVVDTPAVRQ; this comes from the coding sequence ATGGATGCCCCCACCCCTGACCCCGACCTCTTCGCCAAGGCCGGTCTGATCCGCCTGCTCGGGATTCAGCCGCAGCAGGTGGGTGACGGTCGAGCGATTGCCTCCTTCGAAGTGGGTGAGCCGCACACCCAGCATCATGGGTTCGTCCATGCGGGCGCCGTCGCCACGCTGGCCGACCATACCGCGGGCGCGGCCGCCAACGCCCTGCTGCCGCCGGGCAAGGCAGTGCTCACCGTGGAGTTCAAGGTGAATCTGCTGAAGCCGGTGACCGGCCCGCGAGTTACCGCCGAGGCGGAGGTGCTGCGCGCCGGCCGGCAGTTGCACGTGGTCGAGTCGCGGGTCTACGCCGGTGATCCCCGCGTGCTGGTGGCGGTGGCGCTGGTCACCCTGTCGGTGGTGGATACCCCCGCGGTGCGGCAATGA
- a CDS encoding GNAT family N-acetyltransferase: MTTADTGTPHGDRLTLRAYRDTDLAAVVALFTAAVHQGAADHYDDAQRAAWAPRPPDLEHWRQRLAADQVLLAEADDDLGGFIGYRDDGYIEFLFTAPSQLRRGVAARLYDAAEARLRRQGVTALFTEASRVARPFFLRQGFVVEAEERVGRNGVTLQRFRMRKSLA, translated from the coding sequence ATGACGACAGCCGATACCGGCACGCCGCACGGGGACCGCCTGACACTCCGCGCCTACCGAGACACCGACCTCGCCGCGGTGGTGGCGCTGTTCACCGCCGCTGTCCACCAGGGCGCCGCCGATCACTACGACGACGCCCAGCGTGCCGCCTGGGCGCCTCGCCCCCCGGACCTCGAACACTGGCGGCAGCGACTCGCGGCCGATCAGGTGCTGCTGGCGGAAGCCGACGACGACCTCGGCGGCTTCATCGGCTATCGCGATGACGGTTACATCGAGTTCCTGTTCACCGCCCCGTCGCAGTTGCGTCGGGGCGTGGCCGCACGGCTGTATGACGCGGCCGAGGCGCGACTGCGCAGGCAGGGGGTGACGGCGCTGTTTACCGAGGCGAGCCGGGTGGCACGTCCCTTCTTCCTGCGTCAGGGCTTTGTGGTCGAGGCCGAAGAACGGGTGGGCCGGAACGGCGTCACCTTGCAGCGCTTCCGCATGCGCAAGTCGCTGGCCTGA
- a CDS encoding alpha/beta hydrolase domain-containing protein: MAHAWWRGGMAVVLLGLSACGGDGLQADLGGTTAAARVSGPIEGGLRGHALWDSWFRLEDLGYTEAEYFIRGTATSKVDGSTQPYTTRFILRRPLDPARFNGTVVLDWVNVSAQFENAVDTLNSQAYFLREGYAYAHVSVQAAGLCCLPLLTPKLWDPVRYGPLDHPGDDFAFSMLNQVARAIRAPDEIDPMDGLPVQTVLAAGQSQSANQLFEFVSEGHIDPQQIDGVLVHSSIGRVFTAPPPVPVLHLLSDYEARPEGPATDTNVVLWEVAGSAHQDFHVGYQQVFGQGLRAEADLPQRSGEAYARQLEVAGNYGEQPHPLHAACIVAGAAFPMRYAVNAAFDHLNRWARGGARPPAAPRYQFNEDGSLAADRFGNALGGIRLPPVVVPVARYRSTVCGLGGITLPFTSAELGQEYASHGDYLCALRAATAQSVADGFLLPADADDLIGRAVAAANRFAASGPTDCHPDG, encoded by the coding sequence ATGGCACACGCATGGTGGCGGGGCGGCATGGCGGTGGTCCTGCTGGGGCTGTCGGCCTGTGGCGGCGATGGGCTGCAAGCCGATCTCGGCGGCACCACCGCTGCGGCCCGGGTGAGCGGCCCGATCGAGGGCGGCCTGCGTGGCCATGCGCTGTGGGATAGCTGGTTCCGGCTCGAAGACCTGGGCTACACCGAGGCCGAGTACTTCATCCGTGGCACTGCCACGTCCAAGGTCGACGGCAGCACCCAGCCCTACACCACGCGTTTCATCCTGCGACGCCCGCTGGACCCGGCCCGATTCAACGGCACTGTGGTGCTCGACTGGGTCAACGTCAGCGCCCAGTTCGAGAATGCGGTGGACACCCTCAACAGTCAGGCCTACTTCCTGCGTGAGGGGTACGCCTACGCGCATGTCAGCGTGCAGGCGGCGGGTCTCTGTTGCCTGCCGCTGCTCACCCCCAAGCTGTGGGACCCGGTTCGCTACGGGCCGCTGGATCACCCCGGCGATGACTTCGCGTTCAGCATGCTCAACCAGGTGGCGCGCGCGATTCGTGCCCCGGACGAGATCGATCCGATGGACGGGCTGCCGGTGCAGACCGTGCTGGCGGCCGGGCAGAGTCAGTCCGCCAACCAGTTGTTCGAGTTCGTGTCCGAAGGGCACATCGATCCACAGCAGATCGATGGCGTCCTCGTGCATTCCAGCATCGGTCGGGTGTTCACCGCGCCGCCACCGGTGCCGGTGCTGCATTTGCTCAGTGACTATGAGGCGCGCCCCGAAGGGCCCGCCACCGACACTAACGTGGTGCTCTGGGAAGTGGCGGGATCGGCGCACCAGGATTTTCATGTCGGCTACCAGCAGGTCTTCGGCCAGGGCCTGCGGGCCGAGGCTGACCTGCCACAACGGTCGGGCGAGGCCTATGCGCGACAGCTGGAGGTGGCCGGCAACTATGGCGAGCAGCCGCATCCCCTGCACGCCGCCTGCATCGTCGCCGGGGCCGCATTCCCAATGCGCTATGCGGTGAACGCGGCGTTTGATCATCTCAACCGTTGGGCCCGTGGCGGCGCTCGCCCGCCGGCGGCACCGCGCTACCAGTTCAACGAGGACGGCAGCCTCGCCGCCGATCGCTTCGGCAATGCGCTGGGCGGTATCCGCCTGCCGCCGGTGGTGGTGCCGGTGGCGCGGTATCGCAGCACGGTCTGCGGGCTCGGCGGCATCACGCTGCCGTTCACCTCCGCCGAGCTGGGGCAGGAATACGCCAGCCACGGGGATTATCTCTGTGCCTTGCGCGCCGCCACCGCACAGTCAGTGGCTGATGGCTTTCTGCTGCCGGCGGATGCCGATGACCTGATCGGACGGGCGGTCGCGGCCGCCAACCGCTTTGCTGCGTCCGGGCCGACCGACTGCCATCCGGACGGTTGA
- a CDS encoding alpha/beta fold hydrolase — protein MNKSKFVRDGVMIAYHDSAPDNREKPVVLLLHGFPDRAEMWSAQVTFLVARGFRVLAPDLRGYGDSAIAPRTADYHWSEVLGDLLGLLDHLGVAQADVVGHDWGAAIAWLLAGRYPARVRRLVVISVGHPMAYARAGLGQKLRSWYILYFMLAGLAERLLRLPFFPGFRSVFRSHPDADEVMARMRAPGRWRAALRLYRANLLSMLLGQHPKARADTLGIHSRDDRYLVASQMIRSERWVHGRWRYVGLPGGHWIPLEQPDALNALLAEHLGVAG, from the coding sequence ATGAATAAGTCAAAATTCGTGCGCGACGGGGTGATGATCGCCTATCACGATTCCGCCCCCGACAACCGCGAAAAACCCGTGGTATTGCTGCTTCACGGCTTTCCCGACCGTGCCGAGATGTGGTCGGCGCAGGTGACTTTTCTCGTCGCGCGGGGATTCCGTGTGCTCGCCCCCGATCTTCGCGGATATGGTGACTCCGCCATCGCGCCCCGAACCGCCGACTATCACTGGTCGGAAGTGTTGGGCGATCTGCTCGGCCTGCTGGATCATCTCGGCGTCGCCCAGGCCGATGTGGTCGGACATGACTGGGGTGCGGCCATCGCCTGGCTGCTGGCGGGTCGGTATCCGGCACGCGTCAGACGATTGGTGGTGATCTCCGTGGGGCACCCGATGGCCTATGCACGTGCCGGTCTCGGCCAGAAGCTGCGGAGTTGGTACATCCTCTATTTCATGCTGGCAGGTCTCGCCGAGCGCCTGTTGCGACTGCCGTTCTTCCCCGGTTTCCGCAGCGTGTTCCGGTCGCACCCCGACGCCGACGAGGTGATGGCCCGGATGCGGGCGCCGGGGCGCTGGCGCGCTGCTCTGCGGCTGTACCGCGCCAATCTGCTGTCGATGCTGTTGGGGCAACACCCCAAGGCACGCGCCGATACGCTCGGCATCCACAGCCGCGACGACCGGTACCTGGTGGCGTCCCAGATGATCCGGTCCGAACGCTGGGTGCACGGCCGTTGGCGCTACGTAGGGCTGCCGGGCGGGCACTGGATTCCGCTGGAGCAGCCGGATGCCCTCAATGCCCTGCTTGCCGAGCATCTGGGCGTCGCCGGGTGA
- a CDS encoding DUF1653 domain-containing protein: MSEDAFRPGVYRHYKGNHYLALGLARADESDEVVVVYTRLYPREGLPMSTRRLVDWQALVTAADGSLQPRFHFVGARTPAG; the protein is encoded by the coding sequence ATGTCCGAAGATGCATTTCGTCCCGGGGTCTATCGCCATTACAAGGGCAATCACTACCTTGCCCTGGGCCTGGCCCGTGCCGATGAAAGCGATGAGGTCGTGGTGGTGTACACCCGCCTCTACCCGCGGGAAGGGCTTCCCATGAGTACCCGCCGGCTGGTCGACTGGCAGGCACTGGTGACCGCGGCCGACGGCAGCCTGCAGCCCCGGTTCCACTTTGTCGGGGCGCGAACGCCGGCGGGATGA